A single genomic interval of Candidatus Bathyarchaeota archaeon harbors:
- a CDS encoding polyprenyl synthetase family protein, producing MEIKVEKFLERQVAIVDEMIEKYIPREFREDAVVFALNPPRYAYNLDALNKAVAEPIWEFLNRGGKRWRPSLFLLICEALGKNPKDFLEYAIIPEVIHNGTLMIDDIEDLSELRRGKPCTYKLFGLDIAINAGIAMCYIPLLSLIKNRNKIPTTMLNKAYEIYVQEMINLSFGQAMDIAWHRGLADADKIDERNYLQMCAYKTGTLASMAAKLAAVLSGADGKLTEKLGHFAEAVGVAFQIQDDVLDLTEREFAEKKGARGMDISEGKRTLMVIHTLQIATLTDKKRLQEILRMHTNKQELRDEAIAIMAKYNSIEYAKEHARKIVGESWNNVDTLLPASTAKEKLRAFANYLIQRKI from the coding sequence ATGGAAATTAAGGTTGAGAAGTTTCTAGAAAGGCAGGTTGCCATCGTTGATGAGATGATTGAAAAGTATATTCCAAGAGAATTCAGGGAAGACGCAGTTGTCTTTGCTCTTAATCCACCGAGATATGCGTATAATCTTGACGCCTTGAACAAGGCAGTCGCAGAACCCATTTGGGAGTTTCTTAACCGAGGTGGAAAACGTTGGAGACCCAGCCTATTCCTATTAATCTGTGAAGCATTAGGAAAGAATCCAAAAGACTTCTTAGAATATGCCATAATCCCCGAGGTCATACACAACGGAACATTGATGATAGACGACATAGAGGATCTATCGGAACTGCGGAGAGGTAAACCATGCACTTACAAGCTGTTCGGCCTAGACATAGCCATAAACGCTGGCATTGCCATGTGCTACATTCCCCTTCTATCTCTTATTAAAAACCGAAACAAAATCCCAACAACCATGCTGAACAAGGCTTACGAGATTTACGTGCAAGAAATGATTAACCTAAGCTTTGGCCAAGCAATGGACATCGCGTGGCACAGAGGACTAGCAGATGCAGACAAGATAGATGAACGAAATTACTTGCAAATGTGTGCTTATAAGACTGGAACTTTGGCGAGTATGGCAGCGAAGTTAGCTGCAGTCTTATCAGGAGCTGATGGCAAGTTAACTGAAAAGCTGGGACATTTCGCAGAGGCTGTTGGCGTGGCTTTTCAGATACAAGATGACGTCTTAGACTTAACTGAAAGAGAGTTTGCTGAAAAGAAAGGGGCGCGGGGAATGGACATTTCTGAAGGCAAACGCACATTGATGGTTATCCATACTTTACAAATAGCAACGCTCACAGACAAAAAGCGGCTTCAAGAAATTCTGAGAATGCACACAAACAAGCAAGAGCTACGTGACGAAGCCATCGCCATAATGGCGAAGTACAACTCCATCGAGTACGCAAAAGAGCATGCACGCAAAATTGTGGGAGAAAGCTGGAACAACGTTGACACGTTACTGCCCGCTTCAACTGCAAAAGAAAAATTAAGAGCCTTCGCCAACTACCTTATCCAAAGAAAAATTTGA
- the fni gene encoding type 2 isopentenyl-diphosphate Delta-isomerase has product MPGQTENRKADHIRISLEENVHARRIATGFESIYFVHRALPEIDRDKIRLTTRFFDHKFSAPIFVGAMTGGTKEAAKINTFIAEAVEELGLGMGVGSQRAAIEEPELESTYKIVRKKAPEAFLVANIGAPQLVQGYGVEEAERAVEMIEADALAIHLNPLQEAIQPEGEANYAGVLQKIEEITEALQLPIIVKETGAGISAETAKKLEQAGVQGIDVSGAGGTSWAAVEYYRAKTAEDVFRQRLGESFWDWGIPTVASLVEVSQSTKLTVMASGGVRTGIDVAKALALGASLASMSTPILRAATKSTSEVKKALNFVIEELRNTMFLVGAESLDEMKKAPLILLGETADWLEKRGFKPEMYARR; this is encoded by the coding sequence TTGCCAGGTCAAACGGAGAATAGAAAAGCTGATCACATACGAATCTCCTTGGAGGAAAATGTGCACGCTAGAAGGATTGCCACGGGTTTTGAAAGCATCTACTTCGTGCACCGAGCCTTACCTGAAATCGACCGCGATAAAATCCGTCTCACTACGAGATTTTTCGATCACAAATTTTCCGCTCCGATTTTTGTTGGCGCCATGACTGGAGGGACAAAAGAAGCCGCAAAAATCAACACTTTTATCGCTGAAGCGGTTGAGGAGCTCGGCTTGGGGATGGGTGTTGGAAGCCAAAGAGCAGCAATAGAAGAACCTGAACTAGAGTCAACATACAAAATTGTTAGGAAGAAGGCTCCAGAGGCCTTTTTGGTTGCCAACATTGGAGCACCTCAGCTTGTGCAAGGATATGGCGTTGAAGAAGCTGAAAGAGCGGTGGAAATGATTGAAGCCGACGCCTTAGCAATTCACCTAAACCCACTGCAAGAGGCAATCCAACCAGAAGGTGAAGCAAATTATGCTGGCGTCCTTCAAAAAATAGAAGAGATAACGGAGGCGCTTCAATTACCCATAATTGTAAAAGAGACAGGGGCAGGCATATCCGCTGAAACTGCGAAGAAACTTGAACAGGCTGGAGTACAAGGCATCGATGTTTCTGGCGCTGGTGGGACAAGTTGGGCGGCTGTAGAATATTACCGAGCAAAAACTGCTGAAGACGTGTTTCGACAACGGTTGGGCGAGAGTTTCTGGGACTGGGGTATACCTACTGTTGCAAGCCTGGTAGAAGTCAGCCAATCCACAAAACTTACGGTCATGGCTTCGGGTGGGGTGCGAACAGGTATAGATGTGGCAAAGGCATTGGCGTTGGGTGCAAGTCTAGCCAGCATGTCTACTCCTATACTACGTGCTGCTACTAAGAGCACAAGCGAAGTGAAAAAAGCCTTGAATTTCGTTATCGAAGAATTGAGAAACACCATGTTCCTCGTCGGCGCAGAATCATTGGACGAAATGAAGAAAGCTCCCTTGATATTACTAGGAGAGACAGCAGATTGGTTAGAAAAGCGAGGCTTCAAACCTGAAATGTATGCAAGGCGATAA